The Halomonas sp. 7T genome contains a region encoding:
- a CDS encoding bifunctional 2-methylcitrate dehydratase/aconitate hydratase: MSATSEVNQRPDYDLELQRIADYVLNYRVESKEALETARYCLMDSLGCGLLALRFPECTKLLGPWVEGTTVPCGARVPGTSLRLDPVKAAWDIGCVIRWLDYNDTWLAAEWGHPSDNLGAILAVADHLSQKRVAQGDTPLLMLDVLEAMVMAHEIQGVLALDNSFNRVGLDHVVLVKVASTAVAAKLWGADREQLLSALSHAWVDGQSLRTYRHAPNAGSRKSWAAGDATSRGVCLANIALRGEMGIPSALSARQWGFYDVLFSHSNKDLRLKPEAERRLRFQRSFGSYVMENILFKISFPAEFHAQTACEAAVALYPDVKNRWDEIDKIVLTTHDSAIRIISKTGDLANPADRDHCLQYMTAVPLIFGALNAEHYEDSFHRAHPEIDRLREKMTVVEDRRYSQDYHDPDKRSIANAVQVFFKDGTCTDNVAVEYPVGHRRRRDDGIPLLIEKFKRHLSTRFPPRQCQYIEQLCSDQAGFEALPVDRFMAAWVI, translated from the coding sequence ATGTCAGCCACGTCGGAAGTGAACCAGCGGCCTGATTATGATCTCGAGCTCCAGCGTATAGCCGATTACGTGCTGAATTATCGCGTTGAGTCGAAAGAAGCGCTGGAGACTGCCCGTTACTGCCTGATGGATAGTCTTGGGTGTGGGCTGTTGGCACTGCGCTTCCCCGAATGCACAAAGCTACTTGGGCCTTGGGTAGAGGGCACGACGGTACCCTGCGGCGCCCGTGTGCCAGGTACGTCGCTACGCCTTGATCCCGTGAAGGCGGCTTGGGATATTGGCTGCGTGATACGGTGGTTAGACTATAACGATACGTGGCTGGCGGCCGAGTGGGGGCATCCATCCGACAACCTTGGGGCTATTTTGGCAGTGGCCGACCATCTGTCACAAAAGCGCGTTGCCCAGGGTGATACGCCACTGTTAATGCTTGATGTGCTTGAAGCCATGGTCATGGCGCATGAAATTCAAGGCGTGCTCGCGTTAGACAACAGTTTCAACCGCGTTGGGCTTGATCACGTCGTATTGGTTAAGGTGGCCTCTACGGCGGTAGCGGCAAAGCTTTGGGGGGCAGACCGTGAGCAGCTGCTGTCGGCCCTTTCCCACGCCTGGGTCGATGGGCAAAGTTTACGCACCTATCGTCACGCGCCTAACGCCGGTTCACGCAAAAGCTGGGCAGCGGGGGATGCAACCTCGCGAGGGGTTTGCTTAGCAAATATTGCCCTGCGTGGTGAAATGGGCATACCCAGTGCGTTGTCCGCTCGGCAGTGGGGGTTCTACGATGTGCTCTTTAGCCACTCAAATAAAGACCTACGTCTTAAACCTGAAGCCGAGCGCCGCCTGCGTTTCCAGCGTTCGTTTGGCAGTTACGTGATGGAAAATATCTTATTTAAGATTTCTTTTCCGGCTGAATTTCATGCGCAAACGGCCTGTGAGGCAGCCGTGGCGCTATATCCTGACGTGAAAAACCGATGGGATGAGATAGATAAAATAGTGCTGACGACTCATGATTCTGCTATCCGCATTATTTCTAAGACGGGAGATCTCGCCAATCCGGCGGATCGTGACCACTGCTTACAGTATATGACGGCAGTACCTTTAATTTTTGGTGCTCTGAATGCTGAGCATTACGAAGATAGTTTTCATCGAGCGCATCCTGAGATTGATCGGTTACGTGAGAAGATGACGGTGGTTGAAGATCGTCGCTACTCTCAGGACTATCACGACCCTGATAAGCGCTCTATTGCCAATGCCGTTCAGGTATTTTTTAAAGATGGTACCTGCACTGATAACGTGGCCGTTGAATACCCAGTTGGCCACCGCCGACGTCGTGATGATGGTATTCCACTACTAATAGAAAAATTTAAGCGTCACTTATCAACGCGTTTTCCGCCTCGTCAATGTCAGTACATTGAACAGTTATGTTCGGATCAGGCCGGATTTGAGGCGCTGCCCGTAGATCGGTTTATGGCGGCATGGGTAATATAG
- a CDS encoding ComEA family DNA-binding protein, which produces MQTTLKKLLIALLLSLGLGLSSVVLAQAVAPINVNTADEELLAELPGIGPSRAAAIIEERETNGAFEQADDLTRISGIGPATVDRMRDQVVFSDE; this is translated from the coding sequence ATGCAAACAACATTAAAAAAATTGCTCATTGCACTGCTACTTAGCTTAGGTTTAGGCCTATCTAGTGTTGTCTTAGCGCAGGCGGTAGCCCCTATTAATGTCAATACCGCAGACGAAGAGCTACTCGCAGAGCTTCCCGGTATAGGGCCAAGCCGAGCGGCTGCCATTATTGAAGAGCGCGAAACTAACGGTGCTTTTGAGCAGGCAGATGATTTAACCCGCATTAGCGGTATCGGGCCAGCCACCGTTGACCGCATGCGCGATCAAGTCGTCTTCAGCGACGAATAA
- the pyrF gene encoding orotidine-5'-phosphate decarboxylase, producing MATDSPLIIALDYPSLDAALCMADQLEPSRCRVKVGKELFTRSGPAVLEALHGRGFEVFLDLKFHDIPNTVASAVQAAAEQGVWMVNVHASGGRRMMEAAAKRLQDHHLSTHLIAVTVLTSMQTEDLNETGVAATPQEQVMRLASLTQQSGLSGVVCSAQESAQIKALCGAEFLKVTPGIRPSFAAANDQQRIMTPSEAMRAGSTHLVVGRPVTQAEDPMAALAAIEAELAVV from the coding sequence ATGGCTACCGATTCGCCTTTGATTATCGCCCTTGATTACCCCTCCCTGGATGCTGCTTTGTGCATGGCTGACCAGTTAGAGCCATCGCGCTGTCGTGTAAAAGTGGGTAAAGAGTTATTTACGCGCAGTGGCCCGGCTGTGTTGGAGGCTTTGCATGGACGTGGGTTTGAAGTGTTTCTTGACCTGAAATTCCACGATATCCCTAATACGGTCGCAAGCGCTGTTCAAGCGGCAGCTGAGCAAGGTGTTTGGATGGTTAATGTGCACGCTTCTGGGGGGCGTCGCATGATGGAGGCGGCAGCCAAGCGTCTTCAGGACCACCACCTATCAACGCACCTTATAGCCGTGACGGTGCTAACCAGTATGCAGACCGAGGATTTGAATGAGACGGGAGTAGCGGCCACGCCGCAGGAGCAGGTGATGCGTTTAGCGTCGCTAACTCAGCAAAGCGGTTTGAGTGGGGTAGTGTGTTCTGCCCAAGAGTCGGCGCAAATTAAAGCCTTGTGCGGCGCTGAGTTTTTGAAAGTTACCCCAGGTATTCGACCAAGCTTTGCGGCTGCTAATGATCAGCAGCGGATTATGACGCCTTCTGAGGCGATGCGTGCGGGAAGCACTCACTTGGTAGTGGGACGTCCGGTGACTCAGGCAGAAGACCCCATGGCAGCATTGGCAGCCATTGAAGCCGAGCTTGCGGTGGTTTAG
- a CDS encoding integration host factor subunit beta — MTKSELIEQIAMRQPELSVKEVETAVRIILDDMTDALASGGRVEIRGFGSFSLHYREPRIGRNPKTGDPVDLEGKYVPHFKPGKELREQVDASRALGY; from the coding sequence ATGACCAAATCTGAATTGATCGAACAAATCGCAATGCGGCAACCGGAGCTATCCGTCAAAGAAGTGGAAACGGCGGTGCGTATTATCCTGGATGATATGACCGACGCCTTAGCGAGCGGCGGCCGCGTGGAAATACGCGGTTTTGGCAGTTTTTCACTGCACTACCGAGAGCCACGCATAGGGCGTAACCCTAAAACCGGCGACCCTGTTGATTTAGAGGGAAAATATGTTCCCCACTTCAAGCCGGGTAAAGAGCTACGCGAACAGGTAGATGCTAGCCGTGCACTTGGCTACTAG
- the prpF gene encoding 2-methylaconitate cis-trans isomerase PrpF, producing MSHVAQMSIPATYMRGGTSKGVFFTLRDLPEAAQVPGEARDKLLMRVIGSPDPYEKQIDGMGGATSSTSKTVILSKSESPDHDVDYLFGQVSIDKPFVDWSGNCGNLSAAVGPYAIANGLVDPANVPENGMAEVRIWQVNISKTIVAHVPMVNGHVQETGDFELDGVTFPAAEIPVAFMDPADGEGAIFPTGNLVDDLDVPGVGVLKATLINAGIPTVFVNAQDIGYTGCELQEAINSDVKALAMFETIRAHGAVKMGLIQHVDEAASRQHTPKVAFVAPPASYTASSGKPVSAENIDLVVRALSMGKLHHAMMGTAAVAIGAAAAIQGTLVNLAAGGEERDAVTFGHPSGSLRVGAKASLVSGRWQIDQAVMSRSARVLMEGNVRIPGDTLLSNA from the coding sequence ATGTCTCATGTTGCACAGATGAGTATTCCTGCTACGTACATGCGCGGCGGTACCAGTAAAGGGGTTTTTTTCACACTGCGCGATTTGCCTGAAGCCGCCCAGGTTCCCGGCGAAGCCCGAGATAAGCTGCTCATGCGGGTAATCGGCAGCCCTGACCCTTATGAAAAACAGATTGATGGGATGGGCGGGGCGACATCCAGCACCAGTAAAACCGTGATTCTCTCTAAAAGTGAGTCACCGGATCACGATGTGGATTACCTATTTGGCCAAGTCTCTATTGATAAGCCTTTTGTGGATTGGAGCGGCAACTGTGGCAACTTATCCGCGGCGGTGGGCCCTTATGCGATTGCCAACGGCTTAGTCGACCCTGCTAACGTGCCGGAAAACGGTATGGCAGAAGTGCGGATTTGGCAGGTTAACATCAGCAAAACCATCGTGGCTCACGTGCCGATGGTCAATGGCCACGTGCAGGAAACCGGCGATTTCGAGCTTGATGGTGTGACCTTTCCCGCCGCTGAGATCCCCGTCGCCTTTATGGACCCTGCAGATGGTGAGGGTGCCATTTTTCCAACGGGTAATTTAGTCGACGATTTAGACGTACCGGGAGTCGGTGTACTAAAAGCGACCCTGATTAATGCGGGTATTCCCACGGTATTTGTGAATGCCCAAGATATTGGTTACACCGGCTGCGAACTACAGGAAGCGATCAACAGCGATGTCAAAGCGTTGGCAATGTTCGAAACGATTCGTGCCCATGGTGCGGTGAAGATGGGATTGATTCAGCATGTAGATGAAGCAGCAAGCCGACAGCATACGCCGAAGGTGGCGTTTGTGGCTCCGCCGGCCAGCTATACAGCCTCCAGCGGCAAACCGGTGAGTGCGGAAAACATCGATTTAGTGGTAAGGGCGCTCTCAATGGGCAAGCTGCATCACGCCATGATGGGCACGGCAGCCGTGGCGATTGGTGCAGCCGCCGCTATTCAAGGGACGTTGGTGAATTTAGCCGCAGGCGGTGAAGAGCGTGATGCGGTTACCTTTGGGCATCCATCGGGATCACTGCGCGTAGGTGCAAAAGCCAGCCTAGTAAGCGGGCGCTGGCAGATCGATCAAGCTGTCATGAGCCGCAGTGCGCGGGTATTAATGGAGGGCAATGTGCGTATCCCTGGGGACACCTTGCTGTCAAATGCGTAG
- a CDS encoding succinate dehydrogenase assembly factor 2 yields MSDDTSPAAILRKRLYWHSRRGMWELDLLLIPFLEQRFDTLSEDDQLAYERLIEEEDQDLFVWLMHREWPEDPVLRRLVQMIVEHAETTDNSAYRTL; encoded by the coding sequence TTGAGCGACGACACTTCCCCAGCAGCAATACTACGCAAGCGACTTTACTGGCACTCTCGCCGCGGTATGTGGGAGCTGGATTTGTTGCTTATACCTTTCCTTGAGCAACGCTTTGATACGCTCAGTGAGGACGATCAATTAGCCTATGAGCGGTTAATCGAAGAAGAGGATCAAGATCTGTTTGTGTGGCTGATGCATCGTGAATGGCCGGAGGATCCTGTATTACGTCGATTGGTGCAGATGATCGTTGAACATGCCGAAACCACCGATAACTCTGCCTATCGCACGCTCTAA
- the lapB gene encoding lipopolysaccharide assembly protein LapB, with translation MHDLALLGVLLAAIAIGFGLGYRRASLRHRRQEARGAPEPSREYFVGLNYLLNEQPDEAINTFIHALDVNSDTIGTHIALGKLFRARGEADKAVSIHQNLLARPALSTSTNQHIQLELARDFMALGVHDRAQRLLHELLAHAVNSPYHSDAKRLLIDILEREKEWQSALDIAQPLIKQQPGMRRPAAHWLCELALEEIQQSSRALARKHLKKALQLDEHCVRATLLLAELDMENGHYRRAIDGLERIPRQDIAHTPTMLPALQRAYERNNDIQGFETQLYQLLGQAPYTSVIITLGELVHHRDGVDNAIERTGEWLREAPSLGGLDYLVDLYMESQRLSGKTPPDSRLLLLKHHTGALMKGRPRHQCRRCGFTSDSLVWQCPSCRRWGTIKPITGIEGE, from the coding sequence ATGCATGATCTCGCGCTGCTGGGTGTACTATTGGCAGCCATCGCCATTGGTTTTGGCCTGGGATATCGACGCGCCTCTCTCCGCCACCGGCGACAAGAAGCTAGGGGCGCCCCAGAGCCATCCCGCGAGTATTTCGTCGGGCTGAATTATCTTCTCAATGAGCAGCCTGACGAAGCGATCAACACCTTTATCCATGCACTGGATGTCAACAGCGATACTATTGGCACTCACATCGCACTAGGTAAGCTTTTTCGGGCACGCGGTGAAGCGGACAAAGCCGTCAGCATTCACCAAAACTTACTTGCTCGCCCAGCACTCTCTACGTCTACCAACCAGCATATTCAGCTTGAGCTAGCGCGTGACTTTATGGCCTTAGGCGTCCACGACCGCGCACAACGTTTGCTGCACGAACTTTTAGCACATGCTGTTAACTCTCCGTACCACTCAGACGCCAAACGTTTATTAATCGATATCTTAGAGCGTGAAAAAGAGTGGCAGTCTGCTCTGGACATTGCCCAACCACTTATCAAACAGCAGCCGGGGATGCGCCGACCCGCCGCACACTGGCTATGCGAACTCGCCTTAGAAGAAATTCAACAGTCTAGCCGTGCGCTGGCTCGTAAACACTTAAAAAAGGCGCTACAGCTCGACGAGCACTGCGTTCGTGCGACTCTGCTTCTAGCCGAGCTAGATATGGAAAATGGACACTATCGCCGCGCTATTGACGGGCTTGAACGCATACCTCGCCAAGATATTGCCCATACCCCTACGATGCTGCCAGCTCTTCAGCGCGCCTATGAGCGTAACAACGATATACAGGGCTTTGAGACCCAGCTCTATCAACTGCTTGGCCAAGCACCTTACACCAGCGTGATTATTACGTTAGGGGAGCTAGTGCATCACCGCGACGGCGTTGATAATGCTATCGAGCGCACCGGTGAATGGCTTCGTGAGGCCCCGAGCTTGGGCGGGCTTGATTACCTAGTAGACCTCTATATGGAGAGCCAGCGTCTTAGCGGGAAAACCCCGCCTGACTCACGGCTACTGCTCTTGAAACACCATACAGGAGCACTTATGAAAGGCCGGCCTCGCCATCAATGCCGACGCTGTGGGTTTACCAGCGACAGTCTCGTATGGCAGTGCCCCAGCTGTCGTCGCTGGGGCACCATTAAGCCTATTACCGGCATTGAAGGCGAATAA
- a CDS encoding LapA family protein, whose protein sequence is MRWIKGLILAIILLVVLLVGILFAVNNQQTVALNLIWLELPPVSLSVWLLATLACGVILGMLAMLGVYVRLKARLARSERHSKQQRKELDRLRTQELKEVA, encoded by the coding sequence ATGCGTTGGATAAAAGGGCTGATTCTAGCCATCATTTTGCTGGTTGTTCTACTGGTTGGCATTCTGTTTGCCGTCAACAATCAGCAAACCGTCGCCTTAAACCTCATTTGGTTAGAGCTGCCGCCCGTCTCTCTTTCTGTATGGCTGCTGGCCACGTTAGCCTGTGGTGTCATCCTAGGCATGCTCGCTATGCTGGGTGTTTACGTACGACTGAAGGCGCGGTTGGCGCGCAGCGAAAGGCACAGCAAGCAGCAGCGCAAAGAGCTAGACCGTTTACGCACTCAGGAGCTTAAGGAAGTGGCGTAA
- the nadB gene encoding L-aspartate oxidase has product MSTPTSDVLIIGGGVAGLTLALEVADHLSVTLVRPAMDDQGASRWAQGGIAAVLSPDDDLEAHVRDTLIAGDGLCDEAAVRYTVTHGPAAIQWLIDNGVPFTPDPDPAARYPFHLTREGGHNARRIIHADDATGRAVVDTLLNKVSAHPNIIQRNDLTILNLLSNDAGQCIGATGADAQQHYQTLLARHTVLATGGSSGLYRHTTTPSPSSGEGMIMAAELGAVLMNLEFQQFHPTCLFDPEGPAFLISEAVRGEGGYLLNEAGHRFMPDIDPRAELAPRDVVARAIDAQIQQGRHGHVWLDIRHLGKEAIAHHFPTILAHCATRGLDITQQPIPVVPAAHYSCGGVATDHKGATHVANLYAIGETACTGLHGANRMASNSLLECLVYARSCAKHLLAQPAVGQPCASDIVVPPNHAAGSVDINTLDAMRNEIREVMSHYVSIVRSTQSLNTAGKKLNDIDVKLKTLLHATNDKRVEQPTQPESHRLKQCLKLAQLTVLAAQNRHESRGLHYSTDWPKQLSNATASRLTLQQLTTSPVA; this is encoded by the coding sequence ATGAGCACGCCAACATCCGACGTACTTATTATCGGCGGCGGCGTCGCCGGTTTAACCCTTGCGCTTGAGGTTGCCGATCACCTCTCAGTGACGCTAGTCCGCCCAGCGATGGATGACCAAGGCGCCAGCCGGTGGGCTCAGGGAGGCATTGCTGCCGTTCTGTCCCCCGACGATGATCTTGAAGCCCATGTGCGCGATACGCTAATTGCGGGTGACGGACTGTGCGATGAAGCCGCGGTAAGATACACGGTGACCCATGGGCCAGCCGCTATTCAGTGGCTCATTGATAACGGCGTACCATTCACTCCTGACCCCGACCCCGCCGCTCGCTACCCTTTCCACCTCACCAGAGAAGGCGGACACAACGCCCGGCGTATTATTCATGCAGATGACGCCACCGGGCGCGCTGTTGTCGATACGCTGCTCAATAAAGTCAGCGCGCATCCGAACATTATCCAACGCAACGACCTAACGATTTTAAACCTCCTCAGCAATGACGCTGGCCAGTGCATTGGCGCCACGGGGGCAGACGCACAACAGCACTATCAAACCTTATTAGCACGTCACACTGTGTTAGCCACTGGCGGTTCCAGCGGGCTTTACCGCCACACAACCACGCCCTCTCCCAGCAGCGGTGAAGGCATGATAATGGCAGCCGAGCTCGGCGCCGTACTCATGAACCTTGAGTTCCAACAGTTTCACCCTACCTGTTTATTCGACCCAGAAGGCCCCGCTTTTTTAATTAGCGAAGCCGTGCGCGGTGAGGGCGGCTATCTGCTCAATGAAGCGGGTCATCGGTTTATGCCCGACATTGACCCACGCGCAGAGCTTGCCCCCCGCGATGTGGTCGCGCGAGCGATCGATGCGCAAATTCAGCAAGGTCGACATGGGCATGTTTGGCTGGATATTCGCCATCTTGGTAAAGAGGCTATTGCCCATCACTTTCCGACGATTTTGGCTCACTGCGCCACGCGTGGCCTAGACATTACCCAACAGCCGATCCCCGTGGTGCCTGCGGCGCACTACAGCTGCGGCGGCGTCGCAACCGATCACAAGGGTGCCACCCACGTCGCCAACCTGTATGCCATAGGCGAAACCGCCTGCACCGGCCTCCACGGCGCAAACCGCATGGCAAGCAATTCCCTACTGGAGTGTTTGGTATACGCACGGAGCTGTGCAAAGCACTTACTTGCCCAGCCAGCTGTTGGCCAACCCTGCGCTAGCGACATCGTTGTGCCACCTAACCATGCGGCGGGTAGTGTTGATATCAACACGCTTGATGCAATGCGTAATGAGATACGCGAAGTAATGAGTCACTACGTCTCCATTGTGCGCAGCACTCAAAGTCTGAATACCGCAGGCAAGAAACTTAACGACATTGATGTAAAACTAAAGACACTTCTTCATGCTACCAACGATAAACGTGTCGAGCAGCCCACCCAACCAGAGAGCCATCGCCTCAAACAGTGCCTGAAACTTGCTCAATTGACGGTATTAGCGGCACAAAATCGACATGAATCCCGAGGGCTGCACTACTCCACGGACTGGCCTAAGCAGCTGAGCAATGCCACAGCATCCAGGCTTACGCTTCAGCAGCTAACGACCAGCCCGGTGGCATAG
- the acnD gene encoding Fe/S-dependent 2-methylisocitrate dehydratase AcnD produces the protein MNTNYRKPLPGVTADGAPVDFFDAHQAVEDIQPGAYATLPYTSRVLAEQLVRRCDPALLTDALKQLIERKQDLDFPWYPARVVCHDILGQTALVDLAGLRDAIAEKGGDPAKVNPVVPTQLIVDHSLAVEHAGFEKDAFEKNRQVEDRRNDDRFHFINWTKVAFENVDVIPPGNGIMHQINLEKMSPVVQCRADENGQKVAYPDTCVGTDSHTPMVDALGVISVGVGGLEAESVMLGRASMMRLPDIVGVELAGKLQPGITGTDMVLAITEFLRKERVVGAYLEFYGEGADALTVGDRATISNMTPEYGATAAMFYIDNQTIDYLKLTGREDEQVALVEAYAKHTGLWADSLKTAEYGRILRFDLSSVTRTLAGPSNPHAHLPTSELAQRGIAVDLDKARADEQAGKMPDGAVIIAAITSCTNTSNPRNMVAAGLIARNANRLGLTRKPWVKSSLAPGSKTVKMYLEEAKLMDELENLGFGVVAYACTTCNGMSGALDPTIQEEIIDRDLYATAVLSGNRNFDGRIHPYAKQAFLASPPLVVAYAIAGTIRFDIEKDVLGTDQNGNPVTLKDIWPDDSEIDAIVKASVKPEQFRQTYIPMFDLDKSARTQVSPLYEWRPQSTYIRRPPYWEGNMAAERGLKGMRPLAILPDNITTDHLSPSNAIMMDSAAGEYLHKMGLPEEDFNSYATHRGDHLTAQRATLANPKLFNEMVHDEQGNVLQGSLARVEPEGTVTRMWEAIETYMARKQPLIIIAGADYGQGSSRDWAAKGVALAGVEAIVAEGFERIHRTNLIGMGVMPLQFEEGTTRKTLALDGTEIFDVEGSPQPRAKLTLVIHRQSGTTERVPVICRIDTAEEVTIYSAGGVLQRFAQDFLESTTA, from the coding sequence ATGAACACGAATTATCGCAAGCCGCTGCCAGGCGTAACGGCAGACGGTGCCCCGGTCGATTTCTTCGATGCGCACCAAGCCGTTGAAGATATCCAGCCCGGCGCCTACGCGACGCTGCCCTACACCTCTCGGGTGTTGGCCGAGCAGCTGGTGCGGCGCTGTGATCCAGCGCTGTTAACCGATGCGCTGAAGCAGCTTATCGAACGCAAGCAAGATTTGGATTTTCCTTGGTATCCAGCGCGCGTTGTGTGTCATGACATTCTGGGGCAAACCGCTTTAGTCGACCTAGCTGGCCTTCGTGATGCCATTGCTGAGAAGGGTGGCGACCCGGCGAAAGTAAACCCTGTGGTACCCACGCAGCTGATTGTCGATCACTCATTGGCCGTTGAGCACGCAGGGTTCGAGAAAGACGCGTTTGAGAAAAACCGGCAGGTGGAAGATCGCCGCAACGATGACCGCTTCCATTTTATCAACTGGACCAAAGTGGCCTTCGAGAACGTTGATGTAATCCCTCCTGGCAACGGCATTATGCACCAGATCAATCTGGAGAAAATGTCGCCAGTAGTGCAGTGTCGCGCTGATGAAAATGGACAGAAAGTTGCTTATCCAGATACCTGCGTAGGCACCGATAGCCATACACCCATGGTGGATGCGTTGGGCGTTATTTCGGTGGGTGTGGGTGGCCTTGAAGCCGAAAGTGTCATGCTGGGCCGTGCCTCGATGATGCGCCTGCCGGACATCGTCGGTGTCGAACTGGCCGGCAAGCTGCAGCCAGGTATCACCGGTACCGATATGGTGCTGGCGATTACTGAATTCCTGCGAAAAGAGCGCGTCGTGGGTGCGTACCTGGAGTTTTACGGTGAGGGCGCCGATGCGCTAACCGTAGGCGATCGCGCGACCATTTCCAACATGACGCCAGAGTATGGCGCCACGGCGGCGATGTTCTACATCGACAATCAAACCATTGATTACCTCAAGCTTACGGGGCGTGAGGATGAGCAGGTAGCGCTTGTTGAAGCCTATGCCAAGCACACCGGGCTGTGGGCAGATAGCCTCAAAACGGCGGAGTACGGGCGGATACTGCGCTTTGATCTTTCAAGCGTTACCCGTACCTTGGCTGGGCCTTCAAACCCTCACGCGCACTTGCCCACCTCAGAACTTGCTCAGCGCGGTATTGCCGTTGATCTGGACAAAGCACGGGCCGATGAGCAAGCAGGCAAAATGCCGGACGGCGCGGTCATCATTGCGGCGATTACCAGCTGTACGAATACCTCTAACCCTCGCAACATGGTGGCGGCAGGCCTAATTGCTCGCAACGCCAACCGCTTAGGTTTAACGCGTAAACCGTGGGTAAAGTCGTCGCTGGCGCCGGGTTCGAAAACCGTCAAGATGTATCTGGAAGAAGCCAAGCTAATGGATGAGTTGGAAAACCTTGGCTTTGGCGTTGTGGCTTACGCCTGCACGACGTGTAACGGCATGTCGGGCGCTTTAGACCCGACGATTCAGGAAGAGATCATCGACCGGGATCTTTACGCCACGGCGGTGCTTTCGGGTAACCGGAACTTTGACGGGCGCATTCACCCCTACGCCAAGCAGGCGTTTTTGGCTTCACCGCCCTTAGTGGTGGCCTACGCGATTGCGGGCACGATTCGTTTTGATATCGAAAAAGACGTGCTGGGTACCGACCAAAACGGCAACCCCGTTACGCTGAAAGATATCTGGCCTGACGATAGCGAAATCGATGCCATTGTGAAGGCCTCGGTGAAGCCGGAGCAGTTCCGTCAAACCTATATCCCCATGTTTGACCTCGATAAGAGCGCGCGCACCCAGGTAAGCCCCCTCTACGAATGGCGCCCCCAGAGCACGTATATTCGCCGCCCGCCGTACTGGGAAGGCAATATGGCTGCCGAGCGTGGTTTGAAAGGCATGCGCCCCTTGGCGATTTTGCCGGACAACATCACCACGGATCACTTGTCGCCTTCTAACGCGATTATGATGGACAGTGCGGCAGGTGAGTACTTGCACAAAATGGGCCTGCCTGAGGAGGACTTTAACTCCTACGCGACCCACCGTGGTGACCACTTAACCGCTCAGCGCGCGACACTTGCCAATCCCAAACTGTTTAATGAAATGGTGCATGACGAGCAGGGCAACGTTCTGCAGGGGTCGTTGGCGCGTGTTGAGCCGGAAGGCACGGTAACGCGGATGTGGGAAGCCATTGAAACCTACATGGCGCGCAAGCAGCCGCTGATTATTATCGCCGGTGCGGACTACGGTCAGGGCTCTTCCCGTGACTGGGCGGCGAAAGGCGTTGCACTAGCCGGTGTTGAAGCCATTGTGGCCGAGGGGTTTGAGCGTATTCACCGTACCAATCTAATTGGGATGGGGGTGATGCCGCTGCAGTTTGAAGAAGGCACTACACGCAAAACGCTAGCCTTGGACGGTACGGAAATCTTCGATGTAGAAGGTTCTCCTCAGCCTCGCGCCAAGCTGACGTTAGTGATTCATCGTCAGAGTGGTACTACTGAACGTGTGCCGGTGATCTGCCGGATTGACACCGCTGAAGAGGTCACCATTTACTCAGCCGGTGGGGTGTTGCAGCGTTTCGCCCAGGATTTTCTTGAATCCACCACGGCATAG